The segment GTTCAAATCCGATTGGCGCCTTGGGGCGATCCCTTTGCGTTTTAACGGAACCTATTATTACTCGGATTATAATAATATCCAGCGAGTGACCGGAGATTTCAATCCGGAGACGAATGCTGGTGGCGCGCAGTTTTTGGGTGCGTCAGCGCGAATTCAGGGAGTCGAGGCCGAAGTTACCGTTCGTCCCATCCCCGAACTCGAACTTGGCGGCAACCTCAGCTACACGGACGCCGACTATCGGAATTTCACCTACACGCCGCTTTCCCCCACGCTGGCCTGCAATGGCCTGGTGCCAGCCGGCGGCACGGCGGATGCCAGTTGCAATCCCTTCCAGTATGTCACCCCGTGGATCTACAATCTGAATGCGGCGCTGACGCTACCCGTTCCAGATTCCGTGGGTGAGATCAGCCTGACGGCGAACTATTCGCACCGTTCGGATCAGAACACCGAGGCGCTGTTGCCACCTTCACAGCAGCCCGGCTCGATCCTCACGGGCTATGGCCTGCTCAACCTTTCGCTCAATTGGCAGGACGTTGGCCAGAAGGGTGTCGATCTGACCTTCTTCGTGACCAACGCGACCAACAAGCTCTACCGGATCAGCAATACCAATCTCTACCAGTCCCTGCTGACGGCCGCATCGGTCTACGGGGAACCGCGCATGTACGGGCTCAAGCTCCGCTACCGCTTTGGGGAAGGCCGATAAACAAATTCGGGCGAACGGGGTGACGTCCTCGCCCCCCGCCCCTCCATTCAAATCATTGGTCAGTTCAGAGGAAAAACAATGAACAGTGAGCAAATCGCCTCGATCGAAGCCCGACTAGCGGAAGTCGAAGCCCGGCTGGAGATCATGGATCTCGAGGCCGAATATGCCCGGTCGTGGGACGCCGCCGATCCCGAGGGGTGGGCAGAAGTCTTCACCAGTGACGGCGTCTTTGAAATGAGCCCTGTCGGGATCCAACCCAATCGCCTTCAACGCGGACACATCGAACTGGCAGCATTCTGCCGCGAAACATCGACCCATTATCGCGGGCTCCACTACATGCACCTGCCGCGGCTCAGCATCAACGGTGATGTGGCCTATGCCCGGCTCCATTTTGAATGGATCGGCCTGTACAACCCCCGGGAAAATTACCGCGGTCGACGCGACGCCGCCGGATATTACGACGTCACCTACCGAAAGGAGAACGGCCGCTGGCGCATGGCGCACCGGCTTGAGAAGCAAATCACCGGGCAAATCGCGGACGGTTACGACATCTACCTGTCTGAGAGTTTTCCCTCCACGACAGCCTGAAGCCCTCCGGCACAGGATGGCGGAACAAGTGCTGCCACGCACGCGATGAAAGCGTGGCAGCACGAAACCTTTTCACCCGACATGGATGATCGCTCTGCCCTTCTCGCAGCGCGCAGCGATACTGACGGCACGGGGTTTAGGACTACTACGACCCGAGCGCGGGGTCGAAAGCGTCCCCTCGAGCGGACGGAATTCGCTATATTAGTGGTGCGCCCGACAGGATTCGAACCTGTGGCCCCCAGATTAGGAATCTGATGCTCTATCCTGCTGAGCTACGGGCGCATTTCGCAGTGCCTGTGGAGGCGACAGGATTTTCCTAATCTTGACCGGGAAGGCGGTCAACGTGCGAAGTCGCGTGTGACCTAGTTTCTTGCCTCGGGCGGGACAACGGGCAAGGGCAAGGCGGCGATCTCGACGCCTTCCTCGATCAGTTCGCGGGCCTGCTCGGGCGTGGCCTGTCCGTGGATCGACTTGCGCTCGATTTCGCCCAGATGCATCGCCTTGGCGCGGTCGGCAAAGTCGCCGCCCACCCAATCCGAATCCTTGAGCATTTCGGCCTGCGCCTGCGCGAGCGCGGCGTACACGGCCTTTAGCTTCTCGTCGTTTCCGCCTTCGCGTGCAGGCGCGACCTCCGACCTGCGGTTGCCTTTTGCCGCGACATTCGGCGCCATCACTGCCTTTTCAACCTTATTGTCCCCGCACAAGGGGCACGAAATAAGACCGCGCTCGCGCTGGCTTTCATAATCGGAGGAGGATCCGAACCAAGCCTCGAACACATGGCCGTCCCCGCATCGAAGATCGAAAACGATCATTTCGCGCGCTCCGGTGCCGGTATCTCACGCCGATGTGCAAGAACCGGAATCCGCGCACGCACATCGGCGATGCGCGCCAGATCGATCTCGGCAAAGCCAATGCCCGGCGCATCGCCCATGTCGAGCAGCACTTCACCCCACGGATCGATCACGAGCGAATGACCATAGGTTTCACGGCCATCTTCATGGATGCCCGTCTGCGCAGCGGCGACGACGAAACAGCCGGTTTCGATCGCGCGCGCGCGGAGCAGCGTATGCCAGTGCGCCCGCCCCGTCGGCACGGTGAAGGCGGCGGGCAAGGCGAGTATTTCGGCGCCGGCGGCCGACAGCGCCTGAAACAGCGCCGGAAAGCGGAGATCGTAGCAAATGGCGAGGCCCAGCACGCCTGCGGGCGTATCGATCAGCGTCGTGCCGTCCCCAGGCGCGTAAGCAGCCGACTCCCGCCAGCTTTCGCCTGTCGGCAGATCGACATCGAAGAGATGCATCTTGTCGTAGCTGGCGCGGACCATACCCCGATCGTCGATCACGAAGCCACGGTTGACGAGGCGTCCGTCGGCACGCTCGCCCGAAAGCGCGAGCGAACCGATATGGATCCATAGCCCCTGTTCGGCCGCAGCCGCCCGCGCTGCGCGCAGCACCGGATCATGCGCGGCATCACGCAGGCGCCCGCGCGAACGCTCCCTGTCGCGATCCAGAAGCCCGGTCATTTCCGGGGTGAACAGCATCCGCGCACCGCCGGCACGCGCCTCACGCGCAGCCGCGCTCAAAGTGGCGGCATTGGCCGCGGGATCGATCCCGCTCGTCATCTGCAACAGGGCAATACGCATGGTTTTTCCGATCAGGCCGCGAGCAGCGGATCGAGTCTGCCGTCGGCCTCAAGCGCATAAAGATCATCACAACCGCCAATGTGCCGGCCATCGATAAATATCTGCGGAACGGTGGTGCGGCCATGCGCGCGGCTGATCATCTCTTCCCGCTTCGGCCCGCCGTTGGAAATCTCGAACTCTTCGAAGGACGCGCCCTTCGCATCGAGCAACGCCTTGGCACGCGCGCAATAACCGCAGGTAAACTTGGTATAGATCTCGATCTTCGGCATGCGTTCCATCATCCTTTCCCTGCGAGGTGTGGTTCCGCGCCGCCATTGTCAACATCGGACTGCAGCACGCGCGCCCAGCACAGGAGGATAACCCTTTTCGCCCCTGCCCTTTTGAGCGCCCGCGCGCAGGCATTGGCGGTAGCACCGCTGGTGTAGACATCGTCGATCAACCAGATCGTTCGCCCGGTAATATTGGCGCGCGCGTCAGCCGCAACACGAAAGGCGCCCCGCACCGCCTTGGCCCGCGCCTTCGCCCCAAGGTTACGCAGAGATGGTGTGGCGCGCGTTCTTTTCAGCAATGCTGGCGCCAACGATACCCCCGTCTGTCGGGAGACAAGCCGTGCGATCAGCATCGACTGGTTATACCCCCGCGACCACAGCCGCCATCGGTGGAGCGGAACCGGAACGAGCAGACCCGATGGCCCATCCGCTTCCTCGGCAACGACAAAACGCCCAAGCTGACCGGCGATGATATGCGCCATGCCCGGACGCCTGCCATATTTGAGCTTGAGCACGACACGCCGCGCCATCTCGCCGTAAACCACCGCCGCGCGTACACCATCATGATCGGGCGGCGACGCGAGGCATGGGCCACAGTGTATTCCCGCCATTGCCGTTGGCGGCAATGGCACCCCGCAGGCCGCACAGCCCCCGCCCCCCAGAAATTCCATCTGCTGCCAGCAGGAGATGCAGAAGCGGTGATCGCCGTCGACCACCGTGCCGCAGCCCGGGCAGCGCGGGGGCAGCGCAAAATCGCAAATCGAACGCAGGAAGGAAGCTGCCGACCGCATCCGCCCCTTGTCCAACGCACGGCGCTGTTGCACAAGCGCCATCGTGTCAGCCCCCGAACTCTTTGATCGACGCCTGCGGCGGCTTCGCCGCGACCGCGCAACCGCAACATTCGCGGAATATGATTTTCTGCGCACGCACATGGTGGAGGAAATTCTCGATCGCCTCGACAGCGTGAAACGGGAATTTTCCTGGGCGCTTGATCTTGGATCGGCAGACGGATCGCTGGCAAACGCGCTGCGCGCGCGGGGCATGAAGGTTGTGCAGGCAGATCCCGGCTATGCTTCGGCGCAGCGCCTGGGCGGCATCCAGTGCGACGAAGACCGCCTTCCCTTTGCCGATGAGAGCTTCGATCTGATCGTTCAGGCCGGCGGGCTGGAAAGCATCAATGACGTGCCCGGTGCGCTGACGCTGGCCCGGCGTGCGCTGCGGCCTGATGGTTTGTTCCTCGGCACCTTTGCCGGTGCCGGTAGCCTCAGCGCACTAAAGGCTGCGGCGCTGGCCGCCGACATGGCGCTCGGCGACACGCTGCGTGCGCGGATCCACCCGCAGATCGACGTTCGCTCAGCGGGGGACCTGTTGTCGCGCGCGGGCTTCGCGCTTCCGGTTGCGGACAGCGCGGCGCTGACAGTCCGCTACGGCAGTCTGTTCGGCCTTCTGCGCGATTTGCGCGGCATGGCAGCCACCAATTTGCTGACGGCGGACCGTGCGCCGCTCAGCCGCCAATGGCTTTCCGCAGCAGCGGAAAATTTCGCAGCGCGCGCCG is part of the Sphingomonas sp. C3-2 genome and harbors:
- a CDS encoding ComF family protein; protein product: MALVQQRRALDKGRMRSAASFLRSICDFALPPRCPGCGTVVDGDHRFCISCWQQMEFLGGGGCAACGVPLPPTAMAGIHCGPCLASPPDHDGVRAAVVYGEMARRVVLKLKYGRRPGMAHIIAGQLGRFVVAEEADGPSGLLVPVPLHRWRLWSRGYNQSMLIARLVSRQTGVSLAPALLKRTRATPSLRNLGAKARAKAVRGAFRVAADARANITGRTIWLIDDVYTSGATANACARALKRAGAKRVILLCWARVLQSDVDNGGAEPHLAGKG
- the grxC gene encoding glutaredoxin 3 produces the protein MPKIEIYTKFTCGYCARAKALLDAKGASFEEFEISNGGPKREEMISRAHGRTTVPQIFIDGRHIGGCDDLYALEADGRLDPLLAA
- a CDS encoding class I SAM-dependent methyltransferase, with product MSAPELFDRRLRRLRRDRATATFAEYDFLRTHMVEEILDRLDSVKREFSWALDLGSADGSLANALRARGMKVVQADPGYASAQRLGGIQCDEDRLPFADESFDLIVQAGGLESINDVPGALTLARRALRPDGLFLGTFAGAGSLSALKAAALAADMALGDTLRARIHPQIDVRSAGDLLSRAGFALPVADSAALTVRYGSLFGLLRDLRGMAATNLLTADRAPLSRQWLSAAAENFAARAEADGKTSETFEIICLTGWAPSPDQPKPARRGSATKSLAQALKTSEKG
- a CDS encoding carbon-nitrogen hydrolase family protein — translated: MRIALLQMTSGIDPAANAATLSAAAREARAGGARMLFTPEMTGLLDRDRERSRGRLRDAAHDPVLRAARAAAAEQGLWIHIGSLALSGERADGRLVNRGFVIDDRGMVRASYDKMHLFDVDLPTGESWRESAAYAPGDGTTLIDTPAGVLGLAICYDLRFPALFQALSAAGAEILALPAAFTVPTGRAHWHTLLRARAIETGCFVVAAAQTGIHEDGRETYGHSLVIDPWGEVLLDMGDAPGIGFAEIDLARIADVRARIPVLAHRREIPAPERAK
- a CDS encoding DUF1178 family protein; this encodes MIVFDLRCGDGHVFEAWFGSSSDYESQRERGLISCPLCGDNKVEKAVMAPNVAAKGNRRSEVAPAREGGNDEKLKAVYAALAQAQAEMLKDSDWVGGDFADRAKAMHLGEIERKSIHGQATPEQARELIEEGVEIAALPLPVVPPEARN
- a CDS encoding nuclear transport factor 2 family protein; its protein translation is MNSEQIASIEARLAEVEARLEIMDLEAEYARSWDAADPEGWAEVFTSDGVFEMSPVGIQPNRLQRGHIELAAFCRETSTHYRGLHYMHLPRLSINGDVAYARLHFEWIGLYNPRENYRGRRDAAGYYDVTYRKENGRWRMAHRLEKQITGQIADGYDIYLSESFPSTTA